The DNA region ATCTTACCATAGACGAACAAGTTTCTATATATTCCTTTTGAAAAATCGGTACAAAGGCATAAAGTGTATAAATGCAGTACTCACTGGATGGATCTATTTATCTCCAAGAAATTTCTTTAAATCTATCACATTTGATAATGGGAAAAAGATTGCTGGGTAGAGGAGGATTGCCAACCAATTTGATAAATATATGATGCACTCATGAGCTATCTTACCAAAAATGCTTCTATAAATTTCTAACTTATTTTGACATTTTAAGTTATTAATTTTTTACATTCCGCTGCTTATTTAATCTGGTTCAAAATAGCAACGGCTTCTTCTGCGGAAATATCTCCACTGACCGGAGTGAAAATCGCCTGGTTGCCCAGCATCACCGTACCGTTCTGTACATATGCGTCATAAATATTCTGCCCGTGATCATAAGCGGCGGCAAGATTGCCCATGACGAGATATTTCCTTTCTGTAGAACTCATATCGGCAAGTGGGGCGGGTTTGAGGAAATCCTTTTTATTAATTTGTACTACATCCGAATTATTCTTGATTGTCACGCGGCCGCCGGACAGTGCGGAGATTTTCTTTTCATAATTATCACGCCGCTCCCTGTGGCCGGGGTGGTCATTGGGAGAGAAGATTTCACCGATAAAGTTTCCGGCAGTATCGCCCTTCTTTTCAATGACCCGCTCCCATAGAGCTGCGCCTGCACCCGGATTATAGCCTGCCTGGTAACAATAATCGAAAGCCAGATTATCCGCTTCCCATTCCGCTTTCTTGGTGATCTGCACATTGTTAATATGCTGCGTAAGCACTCCCATGGCCTTGTCTGAAAAAGCGCTTCCGCCTATGGCGCCGGCAAGTATCGTGCCGCCAATGGCTGTCTTTAATTTTTTTCGTGTGCCGTGAAGTACGTGGTCTTTCTGTCCGTGACCCATCTCATGAGCGATGACCACGGCGATTTCGTCTATATTTTCCGACAGATTGAAAATCCCTTCATTCACCGTCATTACATGACCAAGACCGCAGGACGCATTAAATGTCTGATCAGCATTCAAAAAGTATAAATAGGGTTTGTTATAAATAGAAGGATCAGATGCACCGATGCCTTGGGTAAGCCGTCCCATAATGTCATCCAAAAGACGGGCGTAATAATCATTATCCGATACACCCAGGTCCTTGATGAGAGCCTGAAAATATTCATTGCGGCCATCATCGGTATTGTTGATGTGATCCATGTATGCATCGATTTGGCGGTACTGCTGGGCACCGCCGATGACTGCACCGAGGGTGCCGCTTAAATCAAAAGCGTCCGCCAAATGGGGAGAAACGGAAAAGGTGAAAATGCCACCCAATATTCCGGCGGTGATCATGAATGAAAGTGAAGTTTTTTTCATGGCGGCCTCCTGCGTGAAAATGGAAGGATAATTTAAGTATAAACCATTATTCTTATATTCATTTTACTATTAGAAAATGTGGAAAGTAAAGATGGAGCCGTAAGTAAATCCATTTCTGTCTGATTTAGGGAAAGTAAAGTATTTAATATGTTTTGGAAAAAGATGAAATTGATTTCATTTTGCCATTTCAGAAAATTATTGATGGTGATATAATGAGCTTTAAGTTTTTAAT from Dialister invisus DSM 15470 includes:
- a CDS encoding M48 family metallopeptidase produces the protein MKKTSLSFMITAGILGGIFTFSVSPHLADAFDLSGTLGAVIGGAQQYRQIDAYMDHINNTDDGRNEYFQALIKDLGVSDNDYYARLLDDIMGRLTQGIGASDPSIYNKPYLYFLNADQTFNASCGLGHVMTVNEGIFNLSENIDEIAVVIAHEMGHGQKDHVLHGTRKKLKTAIGGTILAGAIGGSAFSDKAMGVLTQHINNVQITKKAEWEADNLAFDYCYQAGYNPGAGAALWERVIEKKGDTAGNFIGEIFSPNDHPGHRERRDNYEKKISALSGGRVTIKNNSDVVQINKKDFLKPAPLADMSSTERKYLVMGNLAAAYDHGQNIYDAYVQNGTVMLGNQAIFTPVSGDISAEEAVAILNQIK